A region from the Citrobacter koseri ATCC BAA-895 genome encodes:
- the pepQ gene encoding Xaa-Pro dipeptidase has translation MESLAALYKNHIVTLQERTRDALARFKLDALLIHSGELINVFLDDHPYPFKVNPQFKAWVPVTQVPNCWLLVDGVNKPKLWFYLPVDYWHNVEPLPTSFWTEEVEVIALPKADGIGSQLPAARGNIGYIGPVPERALQLDIAASNINPKGVIDYLHYYRAYKTDYELACMREAQKTAVNGHRAAEEAFRSGMSEFDINLAYLTATGHRDTDVPYSNIVALNEHASVLHYTKLDHRAPSEMRSFLLDAGAEYNGYAADLTRTWAANNDTDYAQLIKDVNDEQLALIATMKAGVSYVDYHIQFHQRIAKLLRKHQIVTDISEEAMVENNLTGPFMPHGIGHQLGLQVHDVAGFMQDDTGTHLAAPSKYPYLRCTRVLQPRMVLTIEPGIYFIESLLAPWREGQFSKHFNWQKIEALKPFGGIRIEDNVVIHENGVENMTRDLKLA, from the coding sequence ATGGAATCACTGGCCGCACTCTATAAAAATCATATCGTTACCTTACAAGAACGGACGCGTGACGCACTGGCGCGTTTTAAGCTGGATGCGCTACTTATTCACTCCGGCGAGCTTATCAACGTCTTCCTCGACGACCATCCCTATCCGTTTAAAGTTAACCCGCAGTTTAAAGCCTGGGTACCGGTCACACAGGTTCCAAATTGCTGGTTGCTGGTCGATGGCGTGAATAAACCCAAACTGTGGTTCTACCTGCCGGTGGATTACTGGCACAACGTTGAGCCGCTGCCCACGTCGTTCTGGACCGAAGAGGTAGAGGTGATTGCCCTGCCGAAAGCCGACGGTATTGGCAGCCAGCTCCCTGCCGCGCGCGGTAATATCGGTTACATCGGTCCGGTGCCGGAGCGTGCGCTGCAACTGGATATCGCCGCCAGCAACATCAACCCGAAAGGGGTGATCGATTACCTGCATTACTACCGTGCGTACAAAACGGATTACGAACTGGCCTGTATGCGTGAAGCGCAGAAAACGGCGGTGAACGGCCATCGCGCGGCAGAAGAAGCGTTCCGTTCCGGTATGAGCGAGTTCGACATTAACCTGGCTTACCTGACCGCGACCGGCCACCGTGACACCGATGTGCCTTATAGCAATATCGTGGCGCTCAACGAGCACGCTTCGGTTCTTCATTACACCAAACTGGATCATCGCGCGCCGTCTGAAATGCGCAGCTTCCTGCTGGATGCCGGGGCGGAATATAACGGTTATGCCGCAGACCTGACGCGTACCTGGGCGGCAAACAATGACACCGATTACGCTCAGTTAATCAAAGATGTGAATGACGAACAGCTGGCGCTGATTGCGACCATGAAAGCGGGCGTCAGCTACGTGGATTATCACATTCAGTTCCATCAACGCATCGCGAAATTGCTGCGTAAGCATCAGATTGTCACCGATATCAGCGAAGAAGCGATGGTCGAGAACAATCTCACCGGGCCGTTTATGCCGCACGGTATTGGTCATCAACTGGGTCTTCAGGTTCATGATGTTGCAGGCTTTATGCAGGACGATACCGGGACGCATCTGGCCGCGCCGTCGAAATACCCTTATCTGCGCTGCACCCGCGTGCTGCAACCTCGCATGGTGTTGACCATTGAGCCGGGGATCTACTTTATCGAATCGCTGTTGGCGCCGTGGCGCGAGGGGCAATTCAGCAAGCATTTCAACTGGCAGAAAATTGAAGCGC